The following proteins are co-located in the Vigna unguiculata cultivar IT97K-499-35 chromosome 9, ASM411807v1, whole genome shotgun sequence genome:
- the LOC114196180 gene encoding condensin-2 complex subunit H2 isoform X1 — protein MTKSTLEPGGSGGGGFHAVHAERDLESNWEVDLAKKLEEYLLKICSGEITGEEEGHIPVNFAEAALLLQGSIQVYSRKVEYLYTLVLRALEFLSQKRQQDHKDGEPVQPEEMGSHAVADEENDQFWGLDDIQVEEKNSLDGTTGKEVNLDHFIKPPANLVVLEGDCLDAGGDGGELESFLLSTTDLFRDFILLDTSDAVAVHEFLEGTKAAKTRNDASRRTPGRKTFLSPGRSGGSARRLSAAKSQCANSNCSPKLKSGFDDENAGPSFPASDGLDDCNYGFDMGHGCDASRDSDNSDDDNDDPWKPLNPHEQGNLRVKPFRKGKILKKNNINVRQPVPMGSLFPLAKLHGPISPELVELWERQHNAHERQRDSQAPFYEKLRQSLVNEGNETGVTFNTEGDNDDIEHDSGIPDFDMPDNAFMEENLPPFGNEPEFDDADVNVDEAVDLSQASLEDLCRSHLNALLASIAETETQTEMAARVSTWKQRIEHNLEEQESHPPFDIQDYGERLLDKFSLLSLEASSSRVLSFSDLVKGQEKYDVARSFSSLLQLVNNGEVSLERNGIDGKSVCYTSVNPFHVRLLKHGKEREDAQFALPKKRAKSPNKPSTKGDKNQTERQKSSTKNHSAKRHKNKFKREKSPTSSRKNGSAGVSPPTNCKLSVKLGKVSAIKLSPEAKRRRRSQYVEPVNLHSAG, from the exons ATGACTAAGAGTACCTTGGAACCCGGGGGGAGTGGAGGCGGTGGCTTTCACGCTGTTCACGCGGAGCGTGACCTAGAATCTAATTGGGAAGTTGACCTCGCCAAAAAACTTGAGGAGTATTTGCTGAAAATTTGTTCAGGCGAGATCACTGGCGAGGAAGAAGGACATATTCCTGTGAACTTTGCCGAAG CTGCTCTACTGCTTCAGGGTTCCATACAGGTCTATAGTCGAAAGGTGGAGTACCTATACACCTTGGTCTTGCGTGCTTTGGAGTTCCTTTCCCAGAAAAG ACAGCAGGATCATAAAGATGGGGAACCGGTCCAACCTGAAGAAATGGGTTCCCATGCTGTTGCTGATGAGGAAAATGATCAATTCTGGGGCTTAGATGACATCCAAG TTGAAGAAAAGAATTCCTTGGATGGCACAACCGGCAAAGAAGTGAATTTAGATCACTTTATAAAACCTCCTGCAAATCTAGTTGTTCTTGAAGGTGACTGCTTGGATGCTGGTGGTGATGGAGGAGAATTGGAGTCTTTTCTG TTGTCAACCACAGACCTGTTCCGGGACTTCATCTTATTGGACACGTCTGATGCTGTTGCAGTTCATGAGTTTTTGGAGGGTACGAAAGCTGCCAAAACTCGAAATGATGCTAGTAGAAGAACCCCAGGTCGTAAAACCTTTCTTTCTCCTGGACGTAGTGGTGGAAGTGCTCGTAGATTATCTGCTGCTAAGAGTCAGTGTGCGAATTCCAACTGCTCCCCTAAACTTAAAAGTGGTTTTGATGATGAAAATGCCGGACCCAGTTTTCCTGCTTCTGATGGTCTTGATGACTGCAATTATGGATTTGATATGGGTCATGGATGTGATGCATCTAGGGATTCAGACAATTCAGATGACGATAATGATGATCCATGGAAACCTCTAAATCCTCATGAACAGGGCAACTTGAGGGTGAAGCCATTCAGAAAAG ggaaaattttaaaaaagaataacataAATGTGAGACAACCAGTTCCTATGGGCTCCTTGTTTCCACTTGCAAAATTGCATGGCCCTATCAGTCCAGAGCTCGTGGAACTGTGGGAGAGGCAACATAATGCCCATGAAAGACAAAGGGATTCTCAAGCTCCATTCTATGAGAAG CTGAGGCAATCTCTTGTTAACGAGGGGAATGAAACTGGTGTAACATTTAACACTGAAGGGGACAATGATGACATTGAACATGATAGTGGAATTCCTGATTTTGATATGCCAGACAATGCTTTCATGGAAGAAAATCTACCACCTTTCGGTAACGAG CCTGAGTTTGATGATGCTGATGTCAATGTTGATGAAGCCGTAGATCTTTCTCAGGCAAGTTTGGAAGATCTTTGCCGCTCTCATCTG AATGCTCTCCTAGCAAGCATTGCTGAAACTGAGACGCAGACTGAaatggctgctagggtttcaaCGTGGAAACAAAGAATTGAACATAATTTGGAAGAACAG GAATCACATCCACCATTTGATATCCAAGATTATGGTGAAAGACTTCTTGACAAGTTCTCCCTGCTCTCCCTTGAAGCAAGCAGTAGCCGTGTCCTGTCCTTTTCTGATTTGGTCAAAGGTCAAGAAAAGTATGACGTGGCCCGAAGTTTTTCTTCCCTTCTTCAACTG GTAAACAACGGAGAAGTATCTCTAGAGAGAAATGGAATTGATGGGAAGTCTGTCTGCTACACATCTGTTAATCCCTTTCATGTTAGGCTCCTTAAGCATGGTAAGGAACGGGAGGATGCACAGTTTGCTTTGCCAAAAAAGAGAGCAAAGTCTCCAAACAAACCCTCTACAAAAGGTGATAAGAACCAAACTGAAAGACAAAAGTCATCAACGAAAAATCATTCTGCAAAACGTCATAAGAacaaatttaaaagagaaaaatctCCCACATCTTCTAGGAAAAATGGATCTGCTGGTGTGTCACCACCAACAAATTGTAAACTTTCTGTAAAGCTTGGAAAGGTGAGTGCGATAAAGTTATCTCCTGAAGCCAAAAGAAGGCGTAGATCTCAGTATGTTGAACCAGTTAATTTACATTCAGCAGGGTGA
- the LOC114164592 gene encoding RING-H2 finger protein ATL2, with amino-acid sequence MAQEGGNEAIPKLKERSPIPQDFDDKSYSLSGKIMLSAIVLLFFIVILMLCLHIYARWYLRRARRRQLRRHRELRRTQLVFYNEAGTPTAVSRGLDAAVLASLPVFTYDPREHPENAPECAVCLSEFELGEPGRILPKCNHSFHTDCIDMWFHSHATCPLCRAPVERAAEPAAVVITVSEPESGSGENRTVSTSCPSTSVGSRKSTLVGVTIEVPPRDENLRDENTSSFRSPMSRMLSFTRILSRERRGNVSPSSSGGDCSSAAQCEAERGGREETQ; translated from the coding sequence ATGGCTCAAGAGGGAGGAAACGAAGCCATACCAAAACTCAAAGAGAGAAGCCCAATCCCACAAGATTTCGATGACAAGAGTTACAGCCTCAGCGGAAAAATCATGCTTTCTGCCATCGTTCTACTCTTCTTCATCGTCATTTTAATGCTCTGTCTCCACATCTACGCGCGCTGGTACCTCAGACGCGCGCGCCGCCGTCAGCTCCGCCGCCACCGCGAGCTCCGCCGCACGCAGCTCGTGTTCTACAACGAAGCCGGCACCCCCACCGCGGTCTCCCGCGGCCTCGACGCTGCCGTCCTCGCCTCGCTACCCGTGTTCACTTACGACCCCAGGGAACACCCGGAAAACGCGCCGGAATGCGCGGTTTGCTTGTCGGAATTCGAACTGGGAGAACCGGGTCGGATCTTACCGAAGTGTAACCACAGCTTCCACACAGACTGCATCGACATGTGGTTTCACTCGCACGCCACGTGTCCACTTTGTCGCGCACCGGTCGAGCGCGCTGCCGAACCGGCGGCGGTTGTTATAACTGTTAGTGAACCGGAATCCGGTTCGGGGGAGAACCGAACCGTTTCTACTTCTTGTCCTTCCACTTCGGTTGGCTCTAGGAAATCGACGTTGGTTGGTGTGACCATTGAGGTGCCTCCGCGGGACGAGAATTTGCGCGACGAGAATACGTCGTCGTTTCGGTCGCCGATGAGTCGCATGTTGTCGTTTACGAGGATTCTGAGCAGGGAACGGAGGGGGAACGTGTCCCCGTCGTCTAGCGGTGGTGATTGTAGCTCCGCCGCCCAGTGCGAGGCGGAGCGAGGTGGGCGAGAGGAGACTCAGTGA
- the LOC114196180 gene encoding condensin-2 complex subunit H2 isoform X2 has protein sequence MGSHAVADEENDQFWGLDDIQVEEKNSLDGTTGKEVNLDHFIKPPANLVVLEGDCLDAGGDGGELESFLLSTTDLFRDFILLDTSDAVAVHEFLEGTKAAKTRNDASRRTPGRKTFLSPGRSGGSARRLSAAKSQCANSNCSPKLKSGFDDENAGPSFPASDGLDDCNYGFDMGHGCDASRDSDNSDDDNDDPWKPLNPHEQGNLRVKPFRKGKILKKNNINVRQPVPMGSLFPLAKLHGPISPELVELWERQHNAHERQRDSQAPFYEKLRQSLVNEGNETGVTFNTEGDNDDIEHDSGIPDFDMPDNAFMEENLPPFGNEPEFDDADVNVDEAVDLSQASLEDLCRSHLNALLASIAETETQTEMAARVSTWKQRIEHNLEEQESHPPFDIQDYGERLLDKFSLLSLEASSSRVLSFSDLVKGQEKYDVARSFSSLLQLVNNGEVSLERNGIDGKSVCYTSVNPFHVRLLKHGKEREDAQFALPKKRAKSPNKPSTKGDKNQTERQKSSTKNHSAKRHKNKFKREKSPTSSRKNGSAGVSPPTNCKLSVKLGKVSAIKLSPEAKRRRRSQYVEPVNLHSAG, from the exons ATGGGTTCCCATGCTGTTGCTGATGAGGAAAATGATCAATTCTGGGGCTTAGATGACATCCAAG TTGAAGAAAAGAATTCCTTGGATGGCACAACCGGCAAAGAAGTGAATTTAGATCACTTTATAAAACCTCCTGCAAATCTAGTTGTTCTTGAAGGTGACTGCTTGGATGCTGGTGGTGATGGAGGAGAATTGGAGTCTTTTCTG TTGTCAACCACAGACCTGTTCCGGGACTTCATCTTATTGGACACGTCTGATGCTGTTGCAGTTCATGAGTTTTTGGAGGGTACGAAAGCTGCCAAAACTCGAAATGATGCTAGTAGAAGAACCCCAGGTCGTAAAACCTTTCTTTCTCCTGGACGTAGTGGTGGAAGTGCTCGTAGATTATCTGCTGCTAAGAGTCAGTGTGCGAATTCCAACTGCTCCCCTAAACTTAAAAGTGGTTTTGATGATGAAAATGCCGGACCCAGTTTTCCTGCTTCTGATGGTCTTGATGACTGCAATTATGGATTTGATATGGGTCATGGATGTGATGCATCTAGGGATTCAGACAATTCAGATGACGATAATGATGATCCATGGAAACCTCTAAATCCTCATGAACAGGGCAACTTGAGGGTGAAGCCATTCAGAAAAG ggaaaattttaaaaaagaataacataAATGTGAGACAACCAGTTCCTATGGGCTCCTTGTTTCCACTTGCAAAATTGCATGGCCCTATCAGTCCAGAGCTCGTGGAACTGTGGGAGAGGCAACATAATGCCCATGAAAGACAAAGGGATTCTCAAGCTCCATTCTATGAGAAG CTGAGGCAATCTCTTGTTAACGAGGGGAATGAAACTGGTGTAACATTTAACACTGAAGGGGACAATGATGACATTGAACATGATAGTGGAATTCCTGATTTTGATATGCCAGACAATGCTTTCATGGAAGAAAATCTACCACCTTTCGGTAACGAG CCTGAGTTTGATGATGCTGATGTCAATGTTGATGAAGCCGTAGATCTTTCTCAGGCAAGTTTGGAAGATCTTTGCCGCTCTCATCTG AATGCTCTCCTAGCAAGCATTGCTGAAACTGAGACGCAGACTGAaatggctgctagggtttcaaCGTGGAAACAAAGAATTGAACATAATTTGGAAGAACAG GAATCACATCCACCATTTGATATCCAAGATTATGGTGAAAGACTTCTTGACAAGTTCTCCCTGCTCTCCCTTGAAGCAAGCAGTAGCCGTGTCCTGTCCTTTTCTGATTTGGTCAAAGGTCAAGAAAAGTATGACGTGGCCCGAAGTTTTTCTTCCCTTCTTCAACTG GTAAACAACGGAGAAGTATCTCTAGAGAGAAATGGAATTGATGGGAAGTCTGTCTGCTACACATCTGTTAATCCCTTTCATGTTAGGCTCCTTAAGCATGGTAAGGAACGGGAGGATGCACAGTTTGCTTTGCCAAAAAAGAGAGCAAAGTCTCCAAACAAACCCTCTACAAAAGGTGATAAGAACCAAACTGAAAGACAAAAGTCATCAACGAAAAATCATTCTGCAAAACGTCATAAGAacaaatttaaaagagaaaaatctCCCACATCTTCTAGGAAAAATGGATCTGCTGGTGTGTCACCACCAACAAATTGTAAACTTTCTGTAAAGCTTGGAAAGGTGAGTGCGATAAAGTTATCTCCTGAAGCCAAAAGAAGGCGTAGATCTCAGTATGTTGAACCAGTTAATTTACATTCAGCAGGGTGA